One window of Pelmatolapia mariae isolate MD_Pm_ZW linkage group LG18, Pm_UMD_F_2, whole genome shotgun sequence genomic DNA carries:
- the zgc:136870 gene encoding GTPase IMAP family member 4 has protein sequence MEETYTSYIWKSPAMESWWNTPMHATSRTLKALLLGPRRTGKSSTGNTLLGRGRVFDTRGGGASAAAGAVTAGRHLTVVDAQGWGTSEDFVPKEEKIELLRALSLCGTEGPHVVLLVIPLMDFTESERKAVERRMEIFTSAIWRHTMVLFTFGDLLKEKGCSVQEHIQTGGPALKWLMEKCHYRYHVLDNKAAVNCTQGGLKQEVNRSGRRQEWTWLKKTDKEARGVSTGGELDRRREGEQQQVRDLLSKVEDMLEENGGWHFSFHMYQRLEEEWKRREQQLRALLEAQTEVGSARRKQKTAETKAEVEPEQQPSLEAEEQEQSRKKELENKEGCVQREINTGEEREEGVEVELMRLSSEEERWDTSSESGGEREEEEEREKMRGQLDKENTEVKTGTVTSCWPSGGPRLVLKPIRRLA, from the exons ATGGAGGAAACTTATACTAGCTACATCTGGAAATCACCCGCAATGGAGAGCTGGTGGAACACACCTATGCATGCAA CATCACGCACACTCAAAGCTTTGCTGCTTGGTCCCAGGAGGACAGGGAAGAGCTCCACGGGTAACACCCTGTTGGGTCGAGGGCGGGTTTTTGACACGAGAGGAGGAggggccagtgcagcagctgGTGCTGTCACTGCTGGACGCCATTTGACCGTGGTGGATGCACAGGGCTGGGGAACATCTGAGGACTTTGTTCCCAAAGAGGAGAAAATTGAACTCCTGAGAGCATTATCGCTGTGTGGAACTGAGGGACCTCATGTGGTTCTGTTAGTGATTCCTCTTATGGACTTTACCGAGTCTGAGAGGAAAGCAGTAGAGAGAAGGATGGAAATCTTCACCTCTGCTATCTGGAGACACACGATGGTGTTGTTCACTTTTGGAGACTTGCTAAAAGAAAAAGGCTGCAGCGTACAGGAGCACATCCAAACAGGTGGCCCTGCTCTGAAGTGGCTGATGGAGAAATGTCACTATCGATACCATGTGCTGGATAACAAGGCAGCTGTTAATTGCACGCAGGGGGGACTAAAGCAGGAGGTGAACAGAAGTGGAAGGAGACAGGAATGGACTTGGCTGAAGAAAACTGACAAAGAAGCACGAGGGGTGAGCACCGGAGGTGAGCTGGATAGGAGACGAGAAGgagagcagcagcaagtgaGAGACCTGCTGAGCAAAGTGGAGGATATGCTGGAGGAGAACGGGGGGTGGCACTTCTCCTTTCACATGTACCAAAGGCTGGAGGAGGAATGGAAACGCAGAGAGCAGCAGCTGAGAGCTTTGCtcgaggcacagacagaagtggGAAGTGCGAGGAGAAAACAAAAGACGGCAGAGACAAAGGCAGAAGTGGAGCCAGAACAACAGCCGAGTTTGGAGGCTGAAGAGCAGGAACAAAGCCGAAAGAAAGAGCTAGAGAACAAGGAGGGATGTGTGCAGAGGGAGATAAACACAGgggaagagagagaagagggagTCGAGGTGGAGCTGATGAGACtgagcagtgaggaggagaggtGGGATACGAGCTCTGAGAGCgggggggagagagaagaagaggaggagagagaaaagatgAGGGGGCAGCTGGATAAGGAGAACACTGAAGTAAAGACTGGAACAGTGACTTCATGTTGGCCCAGTGGGGGTCCAAGGTTAGTTTTAAAGCCAATCAGGAGGCTGGCCTAA